From one Thermithiobacillus tepidarius DSM 3134 genomic stretch:
- a CDS encoding ExbD/TolR family protein — MKLSTPYPPKKPRIELIPLIDVMFFLLASFIFVSLSMVQHRGIRVDVPQAAASQPDRHDYFAISLTADGKLYANKRLVSEQELRRELAALLGREKEPRVYINADRRVPHGEVIAVLDLARRTGINKIAFETKPVQVGP; from the coding sequence ATGAAGCTATCCACGCCCTATCCGCCGAAAAAGCCGCGCATCGAGCTGATTCCGCTCATCGACGTCATGTTCTTCCTGCTGGCGTCCTTCATCTTCGTGTCACTGAGCATGGTGCAGCACCGGGGCATCCGGGTGGATGTGCCCCAGGCCGCGGCCAGCCAGCCGGATCGCCACGATTACTTCGCCATCAGCCTGACTGCGGACGGCAAGCTCTACGCCAACAAGCGGCTGGTATCCGAGCAGGAGCTGCGCCGGGAGCTGGCCGCTCTGCTGGGCCGTGAGAAGGAGCCGCGGGTCTATATCAATGCCGACCGGCGCGTGCCGCATGGCGAGGTCATCGCCGTGCTCGATCTGGCTCGCCGCACGGGGATCAATAAGATCGCCTTCGAAACCAAGCCGGTGCAGGTCGGGCCATGA
- a CDS encoding energy transducer TonB, with translation MQPVPATPPQARTEASPAETAPREVRHAAPAPAAPQRPAGNTLVAARPDYLSNPPPAYPALARRRGWAGTVLLKVRVSASGVAREVQLLKGSGHEVLDQAARQAVEGWRFIPAKQNGEPVESWVEVPVRFELAS, from the coding sequence ATGCAGCCAGTGCCGGCGACTCCGCCGCAGGCGCGGACGGAGGCTTCGCCAGCCGAAACAGCACCCAGGGAGGTACGCCATGCGGCGCCTGCGCCCGCTGCACCCCAGCGTCCCGCAGGCAATACCCTCGTCGCGGCCAGGCCCGATTATCTGAGCAATCCGCCGCCCGCCTATCCGGCGCTGGCGCGCCGTCGGGGCTGGGCCGGGACCGTCCTCTTGAAAGTGCGGGTGTCCGCCAGCGGCGTGGCGCGGGAGGTGCAGCTGCTGAAAGGCTCGGGGCACGAGGTGCTGGATCAGGCCGCCCGGCAGGCGGTGGAGGGCTGGCGCTTCATCCCCGCCAAGCAAAACGGCGAGCCGGTGGAGTCTTGGGTCGAGGTGCCCGTGCGCTTCGAACTTGCGTCCTGA
- a CDS encoding PepSY-associated TM helix domain-containing protein, which yields MPKRVLFKIHVYAGTVLSLPLFVIALTGIVLGFYDPLRYAGPPYGLETAASRPLPPAALAERVRAAYPHLSLEVLYLPTDPGRAARAKLVGEDKPVLAFLDPLSGKTLAEQDPAEEDWLQFLYHLHRGQPLGLAGQIMASATGVLILLLWLAGLWLWWPKRHVARPWKAGSPRARLLGLHRWLGLWLGGLLVLLALAGALLNFAGPLGKAFNPPPRAEAVEQSSLLPLAHIVARAERAYPAAPVERIYFPKAGGALWQFRFRDGGRVFVSAASGQVLKVDTPFSHWTSLLYPLHSGRVFGENGPRLIAILGLGLLASGVSGLAFWRRIPRK from the coding sequence ATGCCCAAGCGCGTCCTCTTCAAAATTCATGTCTATGCCGGCACGGTGTTGAGCCTGCCTTTGTTCGTCATTGCCCTGACGGGCATCGTCCTGGGTTTTTACGACCCGCTACGGTATGCCGGGCCACCCTATGGCCTGGAAACAGCGGCGAGCAGACCGCTCCCGCCGGCTGCCTTGGCTGAGCGGGTACGGGCGGCGTACCCGCACCTCTCGCTGGAGGTTCTGTACCTGCCCACAGATCCCGGACGTGCGGCACGGGCCAAGCTCGTGGGTGAAGACAAGCCCGTGCTGGCCTTTCTCGATCCGCTCTCGGGAAAGACGCTGGCTGAGCAGGATCCGGCCGAGGAGGACTGGCTCCAGTTCCTGTACCACCTCCACCGGGGCCAGCCGCTGGGACTGGCCGGCCAGATCATGGCCAGCGCCACCGGCGTCCTGATTCTGTTGCTGTGGCTGGCGGGACTGTGGCTGTGGTGGCCGAAGCGGCATGTGGCGAGGCCGTGGAAGGCGGGCAGCCCGCGCGCAAGGCTGCTCGGTTTGCACCGCTGGCTCGGCCTATGGCTGGGGGGACTGCTGGTGCTGCTTGCGCTTGCCGGCGCGCTGTTGAATTTCGCCGGGCCGCTGGGCAAGGCTTTCAATCCCCCGCCGCGGGCGGAAGCAGTCGAGCAGTCATCCCTGTTGCCGCTGGCGCATATCGTCGCGCGGGCCGAGCGGGCCTATCCTGCCGCACCCGTGGAGCGCATTTATTTCCCCAAAGCGGGCGGCGCGCTGTGGCAGTTTCGCTTTCGGGACGGCGGCCGCGTCTTCGTGTCCGCGGCCAGCGGCCAGGTGCTCAAGGTGGACACACCGTTTTCGCACTGGACCAGCCTCTTATACCCCTTGCACAGCGGCCGCGTTTTCGGAGAGAACGGGCCCAGGCTCATTGCCATCCTGGGGCTTGGGCTGCTGGCGTCGGGCGTGAGCGGCTTGGCGTTCTGGCGCCGTATCCCGCGGAAATGA
- the bfr gene encoding bacterioferritin, producing MQGDKQVIDYLNRALTYELTAINQYFMHAKMQENWGFKKLAEIVRKESIEEMRHAERLMDRILFLEGIPNLQDLHKINVGENVEEQLRLDLQLELSDRPLLLEALQYCRTQGDEVSKDLLQGLLKDTEEHIDWLEIQLELVQKVGIQNYLQSQM from the coding sequence ATGCAAGGCGACAAGCAGGTCATCGATTATCTCAACCGGGCGCTTACCTACGAACTCACTGCCATCAACCAGTACTTCATGCATGCGAAAATGCAGGAAAACTGGGGCTTCAAGAAATTGGCGGAGATCGTACGCAAGGAGAGCATCGAAGAGATGCGCCACGCGGAGCGGCTGATGGATCGCATTCTCTTCCTGGAAGGCATCCCCAACCTGCAGGACCTGCACAAGATCAACGTCGGTGAAAACGTGGAAGAGCAACTCCGCCTCGACCTGCAGCTGGAGCTGAGCGACCGTCCTCTGCTGCTGGAGGCGCTCCAGTACTGCCGCACTCAGGGTGACGAGGTCAGCAAGGATCTCTTGCAGGGCCTGCTCAAGGATACCGAGGAACACATCGACTGGTTGGAAATCCAATTGGAACTCGTCCAAAAGGTGGGCATACAAAATTATCTGCAATCCCAAATGTGA